Part of the Terriglobales bacterium genome, CGGCGGTGTCGAAGAGCACTTTCTCGCGCACGATCTCGGCAGCCAGAAAGCGCTCCGGCTGGTCGGTGAGCTGGTCCTTGGGGAAATACCGCGGACCCTCGGGAAGATTCCCGATCACCTTGTCCAGCAGCAGTTCGAGGCCATCGCGCTTGGCAGCGGAAATGGGGATGATCTCTTTGAAGTCGTGCTGGCGGCTCCATTCCGCGATGATAGGCAGCAACTTCTCCTTGGCTACCAGGTCGATCTTGTTGAGCAGCAGGAACGCCGGCCCGCCCGTCTTCTTCAGCAAGTCGAGGGAGAAGCGGTCGCCGGCGCCGAACTTCTGGGTGACGTCCACGATCAGCAGCACCAGATCGCGCGATTCCAGCGCGTCGTGCACCTCGCGCATCATCCTCTTGTTGAGCGGCGTATCCGGCTTATGGATCCCGGGAGTGTCGATGAAGATGATCTGGCCCGCGGGCCGGCCTTTCTGGGGGGCGACATTCACGAAACCCTGGATGCGGTTGCGGGTGGTCTGCGGCTTATGGGTGACGATGGCGAGCTTTTCGCCCACCAGCGCGTTCAGCAGCGTGGACTTCCCGGCATTCGGACGGCCGATGATGGAGACGAACCCGGAGCGGAAGGCCATCAGGCCCTCGCCTGTTGGGGTAAACGCGAGCTGATGCGCAGCCGCTTGACCCGCCGCTGCGAGGAGTCCAGCACCTCGTAGCGCAGGCCGCCCTCCTCCACGACTTCGCCCTTCTGCGGAATGTGCCCCACGATCTCGCTGACCAGGCCGGCGACGGTGGTGGCCTCGCGCCCGTCGGGGCGGATGTGGAAGAGCTCGTCCAGCCGGTCCACGTCCATGGTGCCGGGGACGATGTAGGAGGTGTCGCTCTCGCGCACGATGTCGGACTTGGCCTCGTGCTCGTCGCGGATCTCGCCCACGATCTCCTCCACCAGGTCCTCCATGGTGACCACGCCGGCCACCCCGCCGTACTCGTCCACCACGATGGCCATGTGCATGTTCTGGCTCTGCAGCTCGCGCAACAGGGTGCTGACGTGCATGGTCTCGGGCACGAAGAGCACGGGACGCATCAGCTTCTCGACCGTCTGCACACCCGCCTCGGAATCGCTGACCTGCAGCGCGTCGTGCGCCAGCACGATGCCCTTGATGTTGTCGATGGTGCCGTCATAGACGGGCATGCGCGAGAAGGGGCGGGTGCGCTGGGATTCGATGAACTTCTCCACTGTCATCGAGACGGGAACGGCGGCGATGTCGGGGCGCGCGGTCATGACCTCGCGCGCGGTCTTGTCGCCGAACTCCACCACCGACTGGATCAGCCGCCGGTCGCTCTCCTCCAGGATGCCCTCTTCCTGCCCCGCTTCGATCAGCGCGTCCACCGCCTCCGAGGGATGTTCCGGCTCCTCCGGCTCCTGCGCCTCGGCCAGCGCGGCCACGGAAAGCGCGAACCCAAGCACCAGCGTGACCGGGAATACCAGGTAGATGAGCGCGCGCAGCGGGATGGTGAAATGGGCCAGCCACCGGCCGCTGGTCCGGGTGAAGAAAACGAAGGGCAGCAGGCGGTTGAAGACCACGATGATGATCACCAGGCAGACCGCTGCCTCCAGGACCTCCGCCAAGTCCCAACGCCCATCCTCGAAGATGGAGTATCCGATCATCAGCGCGATGGCCGCCGTGCTGAGCTGGGTGAGCACCGCCATGGAGAGCTGGGCGCGCGCGCGGCTGACCCCGAGCCGGGGCTCGATGCGCTGCTCGAAGGCCTCGATGTTGTCCTGGAACTCACGGGAGAGAAACTTGCCCATCTCGGTGTACACACGGTCCACGTAGGAGACCAGGGCAAGCAGGGCCAGCAGCGCTGCCATGGCGACAATGAATCCGGCGCTCATGACCGCGGCCTCCGCCCCGAACCGTTGGCACGCTCGGTCAGAGATGTGGGCAATCCGAGATTGCGCCGCAAGCGTTGCTCCTTGCGCGCCATCTCGCCCTGGTCGCGCTCGTGGTCGTATCCCGCCAGGTGCAGCACTCCGTGAAGCAGCAGCAGCTTCAGTTCGTCCACCGTGCTGTGGCCGAGCCGGCGGGCATTGCGCGAGGCTGTGGCAGCCGAGATCGCGATGTCCCCAGCGAAGTCTGGGTCAGGCCCGGGGAAGGAAAGCACGTCGGTGGGCTTGTCCTGGTGTCGGAATTGCCGGTTCAGGCGGCGCAATTCGGCGTCTCCGGTCACCAGCACGTTGACTTCGCCGCGCAAACCGGCAGCCCGGCGGGCGCGGCCGGCAAAGCGCTCCAGCGCCGTCCGGCTGACGCCCGCGATCGGATGTCGAAGGATGACCATCGTGCCAAAAGCGACGGGAGGGCCATCAGCCCTCCCGTCTGATATTGTACCCGCCTCTATTCCTCGTAGCGATACTCTTGCGCAGGCTCCGGGCTGGCTTTGCCGTTCCCCTTCCCGTTCGTTTCCCCATTGCCCTTCGTGCCCAGCTCCAGCGAGAGCTGCGCTTCGGCGGCAGCCTTGTGGGTGTCGTAGGCTACGATGATGCGCTGCACCAAGTGGTGGCGTACCACGTCGCTCTCGTCGAAGTACGAGAACGCGATCCCCTCGACCCGCTTGAGCACGTCGATCGCCTCCAGCATGCCGCTGCGCCTGGAGCCCGGCAGGTCGATCTGGGTGATGTCGCCGGTGATCACCGCCTTGGAGTTGAAGCCGAGGCGGGTGAGCACCATCTTCATCTGCTCGGGGGTGGTGTTCTGGGCCTCGTCCACGATGACGAAGGCGTCGCTCAGCGTCCGGCCTCGCATGAAGGCGATGGGAGCGATCTCGATGACGTTCTTCTCCAGGTAGCGGTCCACCCGCTCCTGGTCGAGCAGGTCGTAGAGCGCGTCGTACAGCGGGCGGAGGTACGGGTCCACCTTCTCCTGCAGCGTTCCCGGCAGGAACCCCAGGCGCTCGCCGGCTTCGACCGCCGGACGCGCCAGGACGATGCGGTTCACCTGCTTGGCCAGCAGCGCGCCGATGGCCATGGCCACCGCCAGGTAGGTCTTCCCCGTGCCCGCCGGCCCGATGCCGAAGACCATGTCGTGCTTCTCGATGGCCTCGATGTAGCGGCGCTGGTTGACGCTCTTGGGCTGCACCACGCGCTTGCCGAAGGAGCGCTGCCGTCCGGCTTCCGCCAGACTCCGGAGGCTCACGTTGGGATCGCCGATCACCACCCGCAACAGCGAACCCAGGTCGCCGTTATTGAAGGTGAATCCGTTGCGCTGCAGATGGTCATAGTCGGCGAGCACCCGCTCGGCCCGCGCCACATCCTCGGCGGCGCCCTCGATCTCCACGGAGTCCGCTTTCAGGTCGATGGTCACGTTCAGGCCGTCTTCCAGCAGGTGCAGGTTTTCGTCCCGCGTGCCGAAGAGGGTTTCGATCTTGGGAAAGATATCCAGGTTCTTCTTCATCTAATTCTCGGGCGGTCCCTCCAACAGGGCGTCAGGCACACGTGCGTCGCACCTGCTCGCAGACATAAGGATTTGGGGGAAGCTGGCAGGCAGTACCGCTCGTCCAACAGGAGCTACTACCATTAGCCGTAGAGTACCCCGCTGCTAAGGGGGAGTCAACAACTCCGGGTGCTGCGCCTGGTTCCAAGGTATCTCGCTGGCCGATTCGGTGAGCGGAAAACCCACCCGGAATGGGTTGCCGCTGGTTTTCGGCCAACCCATCCCGCGGGCGCCAGGGCCTGAGTCGACCGTATAGGAGGGCCATGACTGGTTGATGCACAAGCGGTTAAGACTGTATGAATGCGGTTGGCGACCCGGGTACTCCCTCCCACAGCCGGGCAAACGTGCTACACTGTAAGTGCGCTTAACCACGGTTGCGTGTGGTGTGAGTTTTAAGTTGTTCTGAGATTCCCGCCTATCCGTCCCTTCCGTCCAGTTTCAGCGTACATCTAGAAAACGACTGGCCATCAAGTCGCTGCCGCATACGTGCGCGGCGCGCCAGACAGAAAGTAGTGGTAATGCGAAACTTTTCGGAGCTGCCCCTCTCGCCCTATATCCAGGAGCGACTCTCGGCAGCCCGCTTCACGGTGCCTACCCCGGTGCAGGCCGCCGCCATCCCCCAAGCCCTTCAGGGCAAGGATGTGCTGGCGACCGCCCAGACCGGCACTGGCAAGACTTTGGCCTTCCTGATCCCGATCATGGAAGACTTTCTCAACAACCCCCCTCAGGGGATCGCGGCGCTGGTCCTGGTGCCTACCCGCGAACTGGCCATGCAGGTGGCCGAGCAGTACGACGCCTTGCGGGGCAAGAAGCTCTCCCCGGCAGCGCTGGTCGTCGGTGGGCTGTCGGAGGGCGCGCAACTCAGCGCGCTCCGCGGCGGCGCCCGCCTGGTGGTGGCCACGCCCGGCCGCCTGGAAGACTTCCTGGAACGCCGCTTGATCGACTTCCGCAGTCTGCGCGTGCTCATCCTGGACGAAGCCGACCGGATGCTGGACATGGGCTTCCTGCCCTCGCTCCGACGGATCGCCCGGGTGCTCCCCAAAGACCGCCAGACCATGTGCTTCTCGGCGACCCTGGAAGCGTCGGTCGCCCACCTGGTCAACGATTACACGCGCAAGCCGGTGCGGCTGGCCTTCGGGTCCACGCTGAAACCGTCGGAGAATGTGCGGGTGCAGGCCTTCGAGGTGTCGAAGGACAGCAAGCAACAGGTGCTGCAAAGATTGCTGAACCGCGAGACTGGGCGCTGCCTGGTCTTTGCCCGTACCAAGCGCGGCACCGAGCGGCTGGCCAAGCGGCTGGCGCGCGAAGGGTTCTCGGCGGCCATGATCCACGGCGACCGCTCGCAATCGCAGCGCACGGCAGCCCTATATGGCTTCCAGCAGGGCCGATTCCAGGTGCTGGTAGCGACCGACCTGGCCTCCCGCGGCATCCACGTGGAGGACATCGCGCACGTCATCAACTACGACCTGCCGCAGATCGCGGAGGACTTCATCCACCGGGTAGGGCGCACCGGCCGCGCCGGCGAGCACGGCGTCGCTTCCACTCTGTACCTGCAGGATGAATGGAGCGAACTGAAGGACTTGGAGCGTACACTGGGTATTCGCATGGAGCTCAAGGATGCCGATACCGAATTCTCTGGCAAGAAGAGCTATGCCGCGGCCCCGGCTGCCGGCATCGCCTCAGCCCCTCGTACGCGGATGGCCCGGCTGCCCGGGGAGGTCCTGCAGTTGCACGCCGAGATGGCGTAGGCCCGCTCTTGAGCGGAGACTGACAGAGTGAATGAGTCGGCAGGCGCCGCGGGAGTGGCGCCGCCGCCGGCCGCATAGAGGTGACCATGGCAGGAAATACTTTCACAAAGCGTCAGAAGGAGCGCGCGCGGCAGGAAAAGCAGCGTGATAAAGCTGCACGCCGGCTGCAGCGCAAGCAGGAAAAGACGCCGCTAAAGTCGTTGGACGATCTCATCGCGCCCCTGGAGGAAACTCATCCGGACTTGCAAGACGCGCCCGAGGATGAACCACAGGCTGCCGGCGAAACCACCCTCCCCTAGCGCCCTGGCGCCGAAGTCCCCGCCGCGTCCGCCAGTGATGCCGGCACCGCTCGCTTGCTGGCCCAATCCCGAAGTTGCTCGACATCTTCAGCGCGGGTGGCGGAGAGTGGCACCGTGGCCTTGATCTCTTCCAAAACCGTTTCCGTGGACATCGGCTTCTTGGCTGCGTAAGCGGCATACATCGCCGATTGCACCGTCGCCTCGATCTCGGCCCCGGAATAGCCCCGGGCAGCGGCCGCGAGGCGGTCCAGATCGAAATCCTGCGGGTTCCGCTTCCGCTTGGCCAGGTGCAGGGAGAAGATGGCCTTGCGCTCGGCCGTGTTCGGCAGATCGACGAAGAAGATCTCGTCGAAGCGGCCTTTGCGCATCAGCTCCGGCGGCAGCACGGTGACGTTGTTGCAAGTGGCAGCCACGAAGACCGGCGACTTACGGTCCTGCATCCAGGATAGGAACGAGCCCAGCAGGCGCGACGACACCCCGGCGTCCACCGATGCGGAATCGGGGCCGCTGCCGGCAAAGACCTTCTCCAGTTCGTCGATCCACAGCACCACCGGCGCCAGTTGCTCCGCCACCCGGAACAGCTTCTGGATGCGCTTCTCGGTCTCGCCGATGTACTTGTCGTAAATGGCCGAGGTGTCGAACTTGGTGAGCGGGAGCTTCCAGTCGCCGGCGATGGCGCGGGCGCACATGCTCTTGCCGCAGCCCTGCACCCCCATGATGATGACGCCGCGCGGCGGCTCCAGCCCGAACTGCCGGGCGGCGTCGTCGAAGGCGCCGCGCCGCTTGCCCAGCCAGCGCTTCAGGTTCTCCAGCCCGCCAATGGCGCTCAGGTTGACCGTGGCATCCACGAACTCCAGCATGCCGGTGCGCCGCAGGATGTCCTTCTTGGCCTCAAGCACGTCGGTAACGATCTCCGGGCAGAGGGCGTAGCGTGTGACCAGCGCCTGCGCCACCGCGCGCTCGGCTTCTTCCTCGGTCAGGCCGCAGAGGTTCGCCGCCATCTGCTCCACCACCGCTCCGTCGGCGTTTCTCTTAAGAGTGTGGGACTTCGCGACCCGCGCGAACGTCTCCTCGACGATGTCGTGCAGCCGCGTGCGGTCGGGCAACGGAAAGTCGAGGAACTCGACTTCCTTCTCCAGCTCCGGGGGCATCTTGATGGCCGGCCCGGTCAGCACCAGGGCCCGGCGCGAGGCCGCGAAGTACTGCACCACATCGCGCAGGCGGCGGATGACTACTGCATCCTCGAGATGCCGATGGAAGTCTTTGAGGACGAAGACCGCGTCGAGGGTGAGGGTCTCGATGTGGGCCAGGGCGGCCGCCGGCTCGCGGGTATTCATGATGGTCTGGCCCGCGCCTTGGGCGGAGCTCTCCATCACGCCGAGATTGACCGCCTGGTTGACGGCGGCCTGCAACTGGTCGCGGCGCATCCCGGTGGCGCTCGATCGCGAGGGCGCGACCGCGCTGCGCATCAGCCCGTCGGCGATGCTCCACTCGAACAGGGGCAGGCTCAGCTCGGCGCAGGTCTGGCGCACCAGCGCCAGCACCCGCGCTTCCTCCACCGTCTCCACGGCCACGATGGGGGTGCTGGAATTGATCAGGACCTTGAGGCGATCGCCGGGATCCATGCGTCTCTCGCCGCGGGGCCGCGCGAGCTGCGGTTTGACCGCGTTCGAAGGCGTCCGCTACAATACTAGATTCGGGTACCCCGGAAAATCTATTTCAGAGGACAGTCAGCAGCATGGCAAACCATTTTTCGGCGCTCAAGCGCGCCCGGCAGACGGAAAAACGGAGCGCGCGCAATCGCACCAGCAAGTCGCGGCTGCGCACCGAGTTGCGCCGCCTGCGCGAGAGCCTGGCCGCCGGCGACAAGGCCAAGGCCGGCGAGACCTTCCGCAGCACCGTGTCCGCCATCGATAAGGCCATCCAGAAAGGCGTCATCCACCAGAACACCGCGGCGCGCTACAAATCGCGCCTCAGCGCCCGCCTGGCCGCGTTGAAGTAGCCATCAGCGCTCAGCCATCAGCATTCAGCAATGGAACGGCAGGGAGAGGCCGCCGTTTCGCATTTATTCACCACTGAGTCTTATTTCTTCTCCGTGCCTCTGTGTCTCTGTGGTGGGTGCTTCTTGATGTCCAGTGGCGGAAAGCCTTTGATGGCGATGCCGAAGTGCACCCGCAGGAAGCGCTCGAACTGCTCGTCGGAAGTGATCTCGGTTTCCGTCCGCTTCCCCTCCTCGGTGACCACCAGCGCGGTGCCGGTCAGGGTGATGCGCCCGCTGGTCGTCGCCTTGGAACATACCCGCCGGTACGTGAACGTCGAGTGTGGCGAGGTCTGGTGATAGACGCACATCTCGGCGTAGTCGCCGAACTTGTGCGGGACCAGGTTGAATAGGAACTTGTGCTCCAGGCGGCCGTCTTCGCGGCGCAACAGCAGGTAATCTTCCTTTTCGCGGACGATCTGGTACTCGAGCCCGCGGTCGAACTGCGGCTCCGTGGTGTCTAACCGCAGCGGCTCCAGGAACGAGTCTCCGAAGCCGACGTCGGCGAGCCAGCGCACGCCGTCCAGCCGCACCAGCAGCAGCATGTGGTCGAACTCCGGACCGTAGCCGCCGTCGCCGCGGGCCACCCGCCCCGACAGCATGTCCAAGTCGAACCCGATCTCGCGCAAAGCCCAGGCAAAGAGCCCGTTGTGCTCGTAACAGAAGCCGCCGCGATGCCGCCGCACCATCTTGGTGTAAATGCGCGGCAGCTCCAGCCGGACCTCGCGCTTCAGGGGGATATCGAGGTTCTCGAAGGGGATGGTCAGCAAGTGCTGGCGGTGGATGGCGCGCAGGACCTCGAGGGTCGGCACGGTTGGGCCCGAGTATCCGATCCGATCGAGATATGACCGAAGATCCACGTCAGGGGGTAGGTGGTAGCTGGTAGAAGTAGGAGCCCGGATCAGCGCAAGGAATTGATCAACCCATTGACCAACCTAGCGACTTCATCGCAATCCTCCAAAATGTGCTTGGCCTGAGCCTGTTCGATGTACTTGAAATCGGCCGCGAGGCGGACCTGAGTTTCAACCTCGTATAGAGAACCTCTCGCCTGTGTTAGGAAGTGGCAGAAATCACGTTTTGATCCACGCCCACGTCCCTCAGCAATATTGCTGGGTACTGACACTGATGCCCGGCGCAACTGGGTAGTCATCCCGCGCTCCTCGTGATCAGGAAAATGCAGGGTGACCCGGTGGATGCTGTGCGCCAAATCCATGGCCTTTTGCCATGCAACCAGGTTGGAAACGCTCTCGGGCACGACTCCTACCTCCTACCACCTACCCCTACCTCCTACACGGGCAGCTCCGTCTGCTCCCACGCCGGCGGCAGCACTTTCGGCTCTGACGCCAGTTCCAGCACCAACTGCTCCAGCACAAAGCGCTTGCTCGGCGGATTCGAGCGCAATGCCAGGTCGGCTCTGGCGATCAGGCGCAGGGCGCGGGTGATGTCGCGGCGTGACTTGTAGCGGCGCGCCTGACGGATGATGTCCTCGGCGGCGAAGGGCGGCACGCGGAACCCCTGCCACAGCGCCTGCCAGATGGCGCGCGAGTCGCGCACGTTCTTTTCCAGGATCACCAGCATCTGACGGAAGGTCTTGGCCAGCATGTAAAGGTGCCCGATGGCGGCCTCCTCGCCTTCGCTGGAATGCAACAACGCGTCGAGCACCGCCAGGGCTCGCGTGCGGTCGCGGGCGGAGATGGCGTCGGTCAGCTCGTAGAGCGAGCGCTGCTTGGCCGCCAGGACCATGGTTTCCACGTCGGCCAGCGTAATCCGCTTCTTCTCCCCCACGTAGAGGACAAGTTTCTCGAGCTCATTCGAGACCAGCATCATGTCGGCGCCCAGCGAGTCCACCAGTTCGCGGGCGGCATCGGCGTCCACCTTGATGCCGCGCGCGGAGGCGGCGTCCACGATCCAGCGCATTCCTTCGCTCTCATCTACCCGCGCCAATTCGACCATCCCGCAGTACTCGCCCAGGGTGTCGCGGATGCGCTCGTAGCGGTCCTTGTCGGTCAGTTCCATGCGCCGCACATCGGCGGGAATGCTGATGTGGTCGGCGATGAAGATCAGCACCGCATTCGGATTCGGGTCCTTCACGTAGGCTTCGATGGCGGAGAACTCTTCGTCGTGCGAGCCGCGGCCGTAGAGGTTCTTGACCCCGCGCACGAAGAACACCTGGAAGGGCGCCATCAGCGACGGCGTGCGTGCCCGGTCCAGGATCTCGTGGACGGTGGTGTCGGCGAGGTCGAATTCGTAGAGGCTGAGCTCGCGCAGGTCGGCCGGCACCATGTGCTCGATCAGCGCCCGCCGGCAGCGGTCGCGGAAGAAAGCCTCGTCTCCGACGAAGACATACGCCGGGCGCAGCTTGCGCTCCTTGACTTCGGAGACAAACCGATCGCTGGGAGCGAAGCCGCGCGACGCCACTAGTAGGCCTCCACGATGTTCGACACCAGAGTGCGCGCGAAGTCACGCGACATGCGGTCCACCGCCGGAGAATCTTCCTCGAAGAACGAGGTGATCTCGCGCGAGATCTGGTACTGCTCGCGGAACTGGTAGTTCTGGTTCTCGAACAGCACTTTGCCCTGGCGGTCCACCAGCGACACGCGCATGGTGACGGTCACCAGGCCCGAGGACGCCCGGCCGGTGCGTGAATCGTAGGTCAGAGGCGCGAGCTCGGCCCCGACCACGGTGCCGTGCAGCACGGCATCGGCGTCTCCGCCCTCCCGGTTCAGCACCCGGTAATTGGTTCGCGCCGCGAATTCCCGCACCACCGCCCCGGTGAGCACCTGCTCGATGCGATAGGTCTGGGTCTGGTTCGCGAATCCGGGGACGGCGATGGTGTGAAGGTCCTGGGGCAGGCGCGTCGCCTTGCCCGCGGTCTTGTAGCCGCAGCCAGTCAGGGTAAGCGCGAACACAGCTACGCTGACTAACGCCAGGCCTAGTCGACCGCAGTTTGTGGAGGTCCCTCGCTGCGCTCGGGATTTCGGCAGCGGGCTCCCGCTTCGGCTCCCTCTGGTCGCCTTGCTCACGCCCGCTAGACGCCTCAACTTCACTGCACCTTTCCCTGCGGCCGCGAAGCTGCCAGCGATGCCGCGCAATCCACCGCCGTCTGGGCGGCCAGCCGCAGATTGTCGGCCGTGGCCCAGATCCAGAACCCGTTCTCGTGCTGCACATCCCGCCGCAGGGTGAGCAGGATATCGTCCTGTCCGGCGGCGTTCACGTTGCTGGGCGCGTCCTCCGCCAGGCGCGCCACCACCACGTGCTCGCCGCTCACCGCCTGGGTGAAGTCCGCCAGCGGCACCCGTTTTTCCAGCTCAATGTAAACCGAGAATCCGTGCGCGTGGAAGATGGGCGCCTGCAGCAGCATCAGCGAAGGCACCGGAGCCCGCCCACCGACGATCCGCTGGTAGTGCGCGATCACCCGCTGCTCCACCGCTTCCACCGTCGGCTCCGACTTCTCCCCGTAGCGCGAGATGATGTTGAACGCCACCTGCGAATCGAAGACGCTCTTGGGCAGTTGCTGGAAGCTGAGCAGGTTGACGGTCTGCTCGTGCAGCTCATCCATGCCGCGGCGCCCGTGCTCCGAGGCCGGCTCGAAGACCGTAGCCGCCGCCACGCGGATCGGCCCCGCCTTCTGCACCCGCAGCAGGAGCAACCCCAGGACCATCGCGGCCGGATGGGCGATGACGGTGGTGGCCGACTCCAGCTCCGGCTGCGGCTGGGTCCCCAGCTCGCGCTCGATCCAGGGCGCGCGCACCACGCTGCCCGCTTCGTCCTCCAGCGCGTATGACAGGTCCACGATCGCGGCGCCTGCGCCCTTCGCCAGCTTCCAATTCCGCCGCGTGAACTCGCTGTCCGAGGCGAAGAAGGCGAAGTCCACCTTGCCGAAATGTTCCGGCATCACGCTCTGGATGAACGTGACCTCGTCGCCCACCGCGTCCAGTTGTCCCAGCGATTCGTCGTCGTCCAGCAGCCGGGTGTCGGCGGCGGGGAAGTTGCGCTCCGCCAGCACGTCCTTGAGTTCCTTCCCTTTCAGAGTCGCGGCGCCCACGATGGCCACGCGGAACCATCCCGCCGGCAGGTCCACGGTGGTCTCCGGCTTTTCCCGCGGAGTCATCGCGCCTCCG contains:
- the era gene encoding GTPase Era, translated to MAFRSGFVSIIGRPNAGKSTLLNALVGEKLAIVTHKPQTTRNRIQGFVNVAPQKGRPAGQIIFIDTPGIHKPDTPLNKRMMREVHDALESRDLVLLIVDVTQKFGAGDRFSLDLLKKTGGPAFLLLNKIDLVAKEKLLPIIAEWSRQHDFKEIIPISAAKRDGLELLLDKVIGNLPEGPRYFPKDQLTDQPERFLAAEIVREKVLFDTAEEVPYATTVIVERWEEEPRLTRIAATVYVERDGQKKIIVGRRGEMIKRIGTEARQEIERLLGTRVFLELFVKVRPNWRESRQFLEELDWRKQLEGLQEAGGRRQED
- a CDS encoding hemolysin family protein, encoding MSAGFIVAMAALLALLALVSYVDRVYTEMGKFLSREFQDNIEAFEQRIEPRLGVSRARAQLSMAVLTQLSTAAIALMIGYSIFEDGRWDLAEVLEAAVCLVIIIVVFNRLLPFVFFTRTSGRWLAHFTIPLRALIYLVFPVTLVLGFALSVAALAEAQEPEEPEHPSEAVDALIEAGQEEGILEESDRRLIQSVVEFGDKTAREVMTARPDIAAVPVSMTVEKFIESQRTRPFSRMPVYDGTIDNIKGIVLAHDALQVSDSEAGVQTVEKLMRPVLFVPETMHVSTLLRELQSQNMHMAIVVDEYGGVAGVVTMEDLVEEIVGEIRDEHEAKSDIVRESDTSYIVPGTMDVDRLDELFHIRPDGREATTVAGLVSEIVGHIPQKGEVVEEGGLRYEVLDSSQRRVKRLRISSRLPQQARA
- the ybeY gene encoding rRNA maturation RNase YbeY — encoded protein: MVILRHPIAGVSRTALERFAGRARRAAGLRGEVNVLVTGDAELRRLNRQFRHQDKPTDVLSFPGPDPDFAGDIAISAATASRNARRLGHSTVDELKLLLLHGVLHLAGYDHERDQGEMARKEQRLRRNLGLPTSLTERANGSGRRPRS
- a CDS encoding PhoH family protein, producing MKKNLDIFPKIETLFGTRDENLHLLEDGLNVTIDLKADSVEIEGAAEDVARAERVLADYDHLQRNGFTFNNGDLGSLLRVVIGDPNVSLRSLAEAGRQRSFGKRVVQPKSVNQRRYIEAIEKHDMVFGIGPAGTGKTYLAVAMAIGALLAKQVNRIVLARPAVEAGERLGFLPGTLQEKVDPYLRPLYDALYDLLDQERVDRYLEKNVIEIAPIAFMRGRTLSDAFVIVDEAQNTTPEQMKMVLTRLGFNSKAVITGDITQIDLPGSRRSGMLEAIDVLKRVEGIAFSYFDESDVVRHHLVQRIIVAYDTHKAAAEAQLSLELGTKGNGETNGKGNGKASPEPAQEYRYEE
- a CDS encoding DEAD/DEAH box helicase; translated protein: MRNFSELPLSPYIQERLSAARFTVPTPVQAAAIPQALQGKDVLATAQTGTGKTLAFLIPIMEDFLNNPPQGIAALVLVPTRELAMQVAEQYDALRGKKLSPAALVVGGLSEGAQLSALRGGARLVVATPGRLEDFLERRLIDFRSLRVLILDEADRMLDMGFLPSLRRIARVLPKDRQTMCFSATLEASVAHLVNDYTRKPVRLAFGSTLKPSENVRVQAFEVSKDSKQQVLQRLLNRETGRCLVFARTKRGTERLAKRLAREGFSAAMIHGDRSQSQRTAALYGFQQGRFQVLVATDLASRGIHVEDIAHVINYDLPQIAEDFIHRVGRTGRAGEHGVASTLYLQDEWSELKDLERTLGIRMELKDADTEFSGKKSYAAAPAAGIASAPRTRMARLPGEVLQLHAEMA
- a CDS encoding AAA family ATPase; this encodes MDPGDRLKVLINSSTPIVAVETVEEARVLALVRQTCAELSLPLFEWSIADGLMRSAVAPSRSSATGMRRDQLQAAVNQAVNLGVMESSAQGAGQTIMNTREPAAALAHIETLTLDAVFVLKDFHRHLEDAVVIRRLRDVVQYFAASRRALVLTGPAIKMPPELEKEVEFLDFPLPDRTRLHDIVEETFARVAKSHTLKRNADGAVVEQMAANLCGLTEEEAERAVAQALVTRYALCPEIVTDVLEAKKDILRRTGMLEFVDATVNLSAIGGLENLKRWLGKRRGAFDDAARQFGLEPPRGVIIMGVQGCGKSMCARAIAGDWKLPLTKFDTSAIYDKYIGETEKRIQKLFRVAEQLAPVVLWIDELEKVFAGSGPDSASVDAGVSSRLLGSFLSWMQDRKSPVFVAATCNNVTVLPPELMRKGRFDEIFFVDLPNTAERKAIFSLHLAKRKRNPQDFDLDRLAAAARGYSGAEIEATVQSAMYAAYAAKKPMSTETVLEEIKATVPLSATRAEDVEQLRDWASKRAVPASLADAAGTSAPGR
- the rpsT gene encoding 30S ribosomal protein S20, encoding MANHFSALKRARQTEKRSARNRTSKSRLRTELRRLRESLAAGDKAKAGETFRSTVSAIDKAIQKGVIHQNTAARYKSRLSARLAALK
- a CDS encoding arylamine N-acetyltransferase, with the translated sequence MPTLEVLRAIHRQHLLTIPFENLDIPLKREVRLELPRIYTKMVRRHRGGFCYEHNGLFAWALREIGFDLDMLSGRVARGDGGYGPEFDHMLLLVRLDGVRWLADVGFGDSFLEPLRLDTTEPQFDRGLEYQIVREKEDYLLLRREDGRLEHKFLFNLVPHKFGDYAEMCVYHQTSPHSTFTYRRVCSKATTSGRITLTGTALVVTEEGKRTETEITSDEQFERFLRVHFGIAIKGFPPLDIKKHPPQRHRGTEKK
- a CDS encoding four helix bundle protein produces the protein MPESVSNLVAWQKAMDLAHSIHRVTLHFPDHEERGMTTQLRRASVSVPSNIAEGRGRGSKRDFCHFLTQARGSLYEVETQVRLAADFKYIEQAQAKHILEDCDEVARLVNGLINSLR
- the holA gene encoding DNA polymerase III subunit delta: MASRGFAPSDRFVSEVKERKLRPAYVFVGDEAFFRDRCRRALIEHMVPADLRELSLYEFDLADTTVHEILDRARTPSLMAPFQVFFVRGVKNLYGRGSHDEEFSAIEAYVKDPNPNAVLIFIADHISIPADVRRMELTDKDRYERIRDTLGEYCGMVELARVDESEGMRWIVDAASARGIKVDADAARELVDSLGADMMLVSNELEKLVLYVGEKKRITLADVETMVLAAKQRSLYELTDAISARDRTRALAVLDALLHSSEGEEAAIGHLYMLAKTFRQMLVILEKNVRDSRAIWQALWQGFRVPPFAAEDIIRQARRYKSRRDITRALRLIARADLALRSNPPSKRFVLEQLVLELASEPKVLPPAWEQTELPV
- a CDS encoding LptE family protein — protein: MFALTLTGCGYKTAGKATRLPQDLHTIAVPGFANQTQTYRIEQVLTGAVVREFAARTNYRVLNREGGDADAVLHGTVVGAELAPLTYDSRTGRASSGLVTVTMRVSLVDRQGKVLFENQNYQFREQYQISREITSFFEEDSPAVDRMSRDFARTLVSNIVEAY
- a CDS encoding Asd/ArgC dimerization domain-containing protein, producing MTPREKPETTVDLPAGWFRVAIVGAATLKGKELKDVLAERNFPAADTRLLDDDESLGQLDAVGDEVTFIQSVMPEHFGKVDFAFFASDSEFTRRNWKLAKGAGAAIVDLSYALEDEAGSVVRAPWIERELGTQPQPELESATTVIAHPAAMVLGLLLLRVQKAGPIRVAAATVFEPASEHGRRGMDELHEQTVNLLSFQQLPKSVFDSQVAFNIISRYGEKSEPTVEAVEQRVIAHYQRIVGGRAPVPSLMLLQAPIFHAHGFSVYIELEKRVPLADFTQAVSGEHVVVARLAEDAPSNVNAAGQDDILLTLRRDVQHENGFWIWATADNLRLAAQTAVDCAASLAASRPQGKVQ